Proteins co-encoded in one Fusarium fujikuroi IMI 58289 draft genome, chromosome FFUJ_chr06 genomic window:
- a CDS encoding related to D-arabinitol 2-dehydrogenase — protein sequence MSFAPALRLCARRIASPALICPSITFAGARKLHSGPPRQDKPGKYAQTDPQIEVEYPEDHELPSSEPVAGTGGQYVKPTLPTFSLDGHVGIVTGGARGLGLVMGQGMVFSGSHLALVDMNKEEAEKQTSLLIEAFKKENPRARRTPKVTAHYADVSDPESVEACIAEVVQEHGKIDNLVTSAGFTENFEAVNYPIDRLRKLWAVNVDGTYLFATSVARHLMERRAPGSIVMIGSMSGAIVNVPQPQAPYNAAKAGVRHLAASLAVEWAHANIRVNCISPGYMLTALTQKILDDNPDLKAKWTSLIPQGKMGQPQDLMGPVAFLLSDASSYVTGADIRVDGGYTVT from the exons ATGTCTTTTGCACCCGCTCTGCGCCTTTGTGCGCGCCGGATTGCCTCCCCGGCTCTGATCTGCCCTTCTATCACGTTCGCTGGTGCACGAAAGCTTCACAGTGGCCCGCCTCGCCAGGATAAGCCAGGAAAATACGCCCAAACTGACCCTCAGATCGAGGTCGAGTACCCAGAAGACCATGAGCTCCCTAGCAGCGAGCCTGTCGCTGGCACTGGTGGCCAGTACGTGAAGCCCACACTTCCTACATTTTCGCTTGATGGTCATGTCGGTATCGTCACTGGTGGTGCTCGTGGTTTGGGTCTTGTCATGGGCCAGGGAATGGTCTTTTCTGGTTCTCACCTTGCTCTCGTTGACATGAACA aggaagaagctgaaaagCAGACCAGTCTTCTCATTGAAGctttcaagaaggagaaccCTCGAGCTCGACG GACCCCAAAGGTCACAGCCCACTATGCCGATGTTTCTGACCCTGAGTCTGTCGAGGCTTGTATCGCTGAGGTCGTTCAGGAGCATGGAAAAATCGACAACCTGGTCACTTCAGCTGGCTTCACCGAGAACTTTGAAGCTGTGAACTACCCCATCGACCGTCTCCGCAAGCTTTGGGCTGTCAATGTCGACGGTACTTACCTCTTTGCGACCTCAGTTGCTCGCCACCTGATGGAGCGAAGGGCCCCAGGAAGCATTGTAATGATCGGTAGCATGTCCGGTGCCATTGTCAATGTCCCTCAGCCACAGGCTCCCTACAACGCCGCCAAGGCCGGTGTTCGGCACCTTGCCGCATCTCTCGCCGTTGAATGGGCTCATGCCAACATTCGAGTTAACTGCATCTCTCCTGGATACATGCTGACTGCTCT CACTCAGAAGATCCTTGATGACAACCCTGATCTCAAAGCGAAGTGGACCTCCCTCATCCCCCAGGGCAAGATGggccagcctcaagatctCATGGGTCCTGTTGCTTTCCTGCTGTCTGAT GCCTCCTCCTATGTCACTGGCGCTGATATCCGAGTTGACGGCGGTTACACAGTAACTTAA
- a CDS encoding probable isovaleryl-CoA dehydrogenase, which translates to MATSVRTFRSLARPVVARRFRPAVTPPVIQSRLHSSKHPKGFEAPSNEELDELRERVQEFTRREITEEVAAKTDKTNAFPAEMWQKLGEAGFLGITADEDVGGLAMGYQAHIIVMEELSRASGSIGLSYAAHSQLCVNQLQLNGSPEQKQKYLPGLIAGTSVGALAMSESGAGSDVVSMRTTAKAVDGGYVLNGSKMWITNGPDADVIVVYAKTEPEKASKGITAFIVDTKSEGFSCARKLDKMGMRGSNTGELMFDGVFVPTENILGKVNGGVRVLMEGLDLERLVLSAGPLGIMQASLDVSLPFTHQRKQFGQPIAHNQLLQGKLADMYTKLQASRAYTYTTAKAVDENGLIRTQDCAGAILYAAERATECTLDCIQLLGGMGYVEEMPASRLLRDAKLYEIGAGTSEIRRMVIGRAFNKDYAQA; encoded by the exons ATGGCAACAAGTGTACGAACATTCAGATCACTGGCACGACCTGTCGTGGCACGTCGGTTCCGTCCAGCTGTCACTCCCCCTGTCATTCAGTCTCGCTTGCACTCTTCTAAACACCCCAAAGGCTTCGAAGCCCCTTCAAATGAGGAGCTCGATGAGTTGAGGGAGCGTGTGCAGGAATTCACACGCCGTGAGATCACAGAAGAGGTCGCCGCAAAGACAGACAAGACAAATGCCTTCCCAGCAGAGATGTGGCAAAAGCTTGGTGAAGCTGGCTTTCTAGGCATCACAGCTGACGAGGACGTTGGCGGTCTTGCCATGGGTTACCAGGCGCACATCATTGTTATGGAGGAGCTATCACGAGCCTCTGGTTCTATCGGTCTCAGTTACGCAGCACATTCACAACTCTGCGTTAACCAGTTACAACTCAATGGATCTCCagagcagaagcaaaagtACCTACCTGGCCTCATTGCTGGCACAAGTGTTGGCGCGCTGGCCATGTCTGAGTCTGGTGCTGGCAGTGACGTCGTCAGCATGCGAACAACAGCAAAGGCCGTTGACGGTGGCTATGTCCTGAACGGATCCAAGATGTGGATCACTAACGGCCCTGACGCCGATGTTATTGTGGTTTACGCCAAGACAGAGCCCGAGAAGGCCTCTAAAGGTATCACGGCCTTCATCGTGGATACCAAGAGCGAGGGCTTCAGCTGTGCTCGCAAACTCGACAAGATGGGCATGCGCGGCAGCAACACCGGCGAACTGATGTTTGACGGTGTTTTCGTACCTACAGAAAACATCCTTGGCAAAGTCAACGGAGGTGTGCGAGTCCTGATGGAAGGTCTCGATCTGGAgcgcttggtgttgagcgcTGGACCTCTGGGCATCATGCAGGCTTCGCTAGATGTTTCCCTACCCTTCACACACCAGCGCAAGCAGTTCGGTCAGCCCATCGCTCACAACCAGTTGCTCCAGGGCAAGCTCGCCGATATGTACACGAAGCTCCAGGCTTCTCGTGCCTATACCTACACAACCGCCAAGGCGGTCGATGAGAACGGTTTGATCCGCACACAGGACTGCGCGGGAGCCATCCTGTATGCGGCTGAGCGGGCGACGGAGTGCACACTCGACTGTATTCAGCTTCTTGGTGGAATGGGCTATGTTGAGGAAATGCCCGCATCACGATTGCTTCGAGA TGCCAAGTTATATGAGATTGGAGCCGGTACTTCCGAGATTCGAAGAATGGTTATCGGTCGGGCTTTCAACAAGGACTATGCGCAGGCTTGA
- a CDS encoding probable methylcrotonyl-CoA carboxylase beta chain, mitochondrial precursor, whose protein sequence is MTLSRSSRQAILLGRQFSRRTQISSQKRAVANLTPPHQANAISRIQTNVDPSSDEFKENEKQMSEVMSRMQELARKIQQGGPEKARQKHIARKKMLPRDRVTALIDPGTTFMELSPMAGHELYPEAEVPAGGIITGVGVVEGVTCVIVANDSTVKGGTYYPITVKKHLRAQAVARENKLPCIYLVDSGGANLPHQADVFPDQNHFGRIFYNQARMSSEGIPQIAVVMGPCTAGGAYVPAMSDESIIVQEQGHIFLAGPPLVKAATGEVVSHEDLGGGKMHSSVSGVTDYLAVDDAHAVVLARRCISNLNWPKKSPETQAPKPAFSEPLHDPEELLGIATTNLRKPLPIREVIARVVDGSEFSEFKRDFGTTLVTGFAEIYGHKVGIVANDGILFASSAVKGAHFIELCSQRGIPLVFLQNISGFMVGSQSERDGIAKHGAKLVTAVACADVPKFTVVVGGSYGAGNYGMCGRAYSPRFLWMWPNAKVGVMGSEQLAAVMETVGKTVDGGLKERIEKESDATFSSARLWDDGIIPPQHTRRYLGLGLQAAMGGRNEVKAGDTRFGVFRM, encoded by the exons ATGACGCTATCACGTTCATCGCGCCAGGCGATACTGCTCGGTCGCCAGTTCAGTCGGCGCACACAGATCTCTTCACAGAAACGAGCTGTCGCAAATCTCACTCCTCCGCACCAGGCCAATGCCATCTCACGGATTCAGACAAACGTTGATCCGTCATCGGACGAGTTCAAGGAGAACGAGAAGCAGATGAGCGAGGTCATGAGCCGCATGCAGGAGCTCGCCCGCAAGATTCAGCAAGGAGGACCTGAGAAGGCCAGACAGAAGCACATCGCGCGCAAGAAGATGCTCCCCAGAGATCGAGTTACAGCTCTGATTGATCCTGGAACTACATTCATGGAGCTCTCGCCTATGGCTGGCCATGAGCTTTATCCAGAGGCTGAGGTGCCTGCAGGCGGTATCATCACCGGTGTGGGTGTTGTCGAGGGAGTGACATGCGTGATCGTCGCCAATGACAGCACAGTCAAGGGCGGCACATACTACCCCATTACAGTCAAGAAGCACTTGCGAGCGCAAGCTGTCGCAAGAGAAAACAAATTACC ATGCATCTACCTTGTCGACAGCGGCGGTGCCAACCTCCCCCATCAAGCCGACGTTTTCCCTGATCAGAACCACTTTGGTCGCATCTTCTATAACCAAGCCCGCATGAGCTCGGAGGGTATTCCCCAGATCGCTGTGGTCATGGGTCCTTGCACAGCAGGTGGCGCCTACGTTCCAGCAATGAGTGACGAGAGCATTATCGTCCAGGAGCAGGGTCATATCTTCCTCGCCGGTCCTCCCCTTGTTAAGGCTGCGACAGGAGAGGTTGTTAGCCACGAAGACTTGGGAGGCGGCAAGATGCACTCTTCTGTGTCTGGTGTTACAGACTACCTGGCTGTGGACGACGCACATGCTGTCGTATTGGCTCGTCGCTGCATTAGCAACCTCAACTGGCCCAAGAAGTCACCAGAGACTCAAGCCCCCAAGCCTGCCTTCTCAGAACCTCTCCACGATCCCGAGGAGCTCCTTGGCATTGCTACCACCAACCTGCGAAAGCCTCTGCCTATTCGCGAAGTCATTGCTCGTGTTGTGGATGGCTCTGAGTTCTCCGAGTTCAAGCGCGACTTCGGCACTACACTCGTGACTGGCTTCGCCGAGATCTACGGCCACAAGGTTGGCATCGTAGCCAATGATGGTATTCTCTTTGCCTCGTCCGCTGTCAAGGGCGCTCACTTCATTGAGCTCTGCTCTCAGCGCGGCATCCCATTGGTATTCCTACAGAACATTTCCGGATTCATGGTAGGATCACAGTCCGAGCGTGACGGTATTGCAAAGCACGGTGCCAAGCTAGTCACCGCTGTTGCATGTGCTGATGTACCCAAATTCACCGTCGTCGTTGGTGGCAGCTACGGCGCCGGAAACTACGGAATGTGCGGACGAGCTTACAGTCCAAGATTCTTGTGGATGTGGCCCAACGCCAAGGTTGGTGTTATGGGTAGCGAGCAATTGGCTGCTGTAATGGAGACTGTCGGCAAGACTGTCGATGGTGGGCTAAAGGAGCGTATTGAGAAGGAGAGCGATGCCACATTCTCCTCTGCTCGATTATGG GACGATGGCATTATCCCCCCTCAACATACAAGACGATACCTGGGTCTGGGTCTGCAGGCTGCTATGGGAGGTAGAAACGAGGTCAAGGCCGGTGATACCAGATTTGGCGTCTTCCGAATGTAA
- a CDS encoding MUC1-Extracellular alpha-1,4-glucan glucosidase — protein MRPPNIPLITVLSVLLLLSCLLGSATGLGPQQHRGARKDVRGNNLIEARNPLGKALADGYGPPPPYYTGEPVAPTDLTSHHSLEESTATETQTGASQAGVSSKSNVSSHYETVSYGSSSLSVSSALETGTAMITVGSSAKAGSTSGSKALSSVHLTASGSFLGTETSGVKASSISLGQVSTISNSPLTGTYPSADTSSPGTETEFPSGSASSATVSVFFNETKMITESVSHTQAVLSAEVSGDFTTTELASRLESSVTKAGLTTTTTRMLNVTVTVAPSSSSGIASSLSSLTVPMTADETTTVTVIPQQNSSELSTEGLATDTDSAEGSTLGSLATESTKSVTIQSTLTKVAISESTQKSTRASSIPANGTVSFTTTTTTTTTTAYFTTTIGVPASSSVLSNSSGISRTTIVASGDSSGAVTGDSSAIMASITVALSTIVTTSKAHTALNVTSPATSSPFSSVPTSVASASVDVSESNIATTSNQTSSETLFASTALPINVTSHSVTEPFVVTTVSDGSVITIFPGGIIPTGIATSMMSISVSTQYSTSGPSRFNSSMSIRRTSLSSQTDSWLDWPTSTLTTSHTSEVTLEVPSLAFPTSWLSIITAPMTPPSVSTTSTRGPSDGSTHGNVTVIKTTMTSTITSSLTPTSLSSSGNVTVAHTTSGYNFSKSVGSVKSTFSSRSTSLGISTVIISKQPTNFPFPTNTSLVWQSETSSASLSESDKTIGPKASDVTFSLTTAGFNSTTPYTNSTTVTASETYPSSNTDQTQSIITAGASGSRNTTRSAQWFTISTVQTTTRTGSDLVSGTQTLSDTAAATPQPPASLNVTLTTISDSTYSKTFTDVKITIIMPTSLTTSESVSLPTVSTSTAPFPLPSNTTLTGTSTSFPPSGTGPRFTITGTLGDFSTSSMTISPSIRTTYLTVNTTVAGITADTSASASGTNEPLFPVSNSTSLGTTSLSTIASWRPDPEPWTSWPTLSLTNEPGVSTWTVNSEIPQRTSYTRTTTKSLTSTLGEPNMSHSSIHNLSSATSGSTSYTRTTTLTLTTTLEEPSTSPSTNGNRSIATSESISYTRTTTIFRTTTMGGPGASSSALSSSSGGASLSTSYTRTTTLTLTTTLAEPPKSQVSGGTVTNSSVSTWANVTSGVAGFTSTETISLTTVTSSLSGTLATFLTTGSAKGVSTSLESSALAPIPVGNSTLSEASGRTSSGIDTSTGTHLLTSSAAAAAPCESTSTSSSTCTESVYDTPTHTAIPASTDCLTETNGPDLSLSYVSAVTAAENVSSTCNTTSSTVHWSNMTHTFGVKDTETSTYQPLTTLRTVTKAQTGGELGSTGDDYPTPTDRVPQDPNFPWGNDSPIHRHQNSSELGPGENDGDGDGGLSKRISWRPRWENVRDKLEGLWRGQTLKSED, from the exons atgagaCCACCTAACATTCCTTTGATCACCGTCCTATCGGTACTTCTACTGCTCTCTTGTCTTCTGGGCAGTGCAACTGGGCTTGGTCCCCAGCAGCATCGGGGTGCTCGCAAAGATGTGCGCGGCAATAATCTCATCGAAGCTCGCAATCCCTTGGGTAAAGCTCTCGCTGATGGCTATGGTCCACCTCCTCCCTATTATACTGGGGAACCAGTTGCTCCAACTGATTTGACTTCTC ATCATTCTCTCGAGGAGTCCACTGCAACAGAAACTCAGACTGGAGCTTCCCAAGCCGGTGTGTCATCCAAGTCAAATGTTTCTTCTCACTATGAAACTGTCTCTTATGGCAgctcctctctctctgtaTCCTCAGCCCTCGAGACCGGCACTGCCATGATAACTGTTGGCTCAAGCGCAAAGGCTGGTAGTACATCCGGCTCCAAGGCATTGTCGAGTGTTCACCTGACAGCTTCGGGTTCTTTCCTTGGGACCGAGACTTCTGGTGTTAAAGCTTCCTCAATTTCACTTGGTCAAGTTTCTACTATTTCTAACTCTCCGTTGACTGGCACTTATCCCTCCGCGGATACCTCATCACCCGGGACGGAAACTGAATTTCCTTCAGGTTCTGCCTCATCTGCCACAGTCTCTGTTTTCTTTAACGAAACAAAGATGATCACTGAGAGCGTCTCACACACACAAGCAGTGTTGAGTGCTGAAGTTTCAGGTGACTTCACTACAACGGAGCTTGCTTCTCGCCTCGAGAGTAGCGTAACGAAGGCTGGGTTGacaacaacgacaacaaGGATGCTTAATGTTACAGTGACAGTCGCCCCCAGTTCTTCAAGTGGTATTGCATCAAGTCTTTCATCTTTAACTGTTCCCATGACTGCAGACGAAACCACGACAGTCACAGTCATCCCACAACAGAACTCATCTGAACTTTCTACTGAGGGTCTTGCTACTGATACTGATTCGGCGGAGGGCTCAACATTGGGCAGTCTGGCCACTGAATCGACCAAATCTGTCACAATCCAAAGCACTCTGACAAAGGTTGCTATCTCGGAATCGACTCAAAAGTCTACCCGTGCTTCGAGCATTCCTGCCAATGGAACAGTGAGCTtcactactactactactactactactactactgcCTACTTCACTACAACAATTGGAGTTCCTGCCTCATCTTCTGTTCTGTCAAATTCATCTGGCATTTCAAGAACTACTATTGTTGCTTCTGGTGACTCGTCGGGGGCTGTAACAGGAGACTCGTCGGCGATCATGGCATCTATTACTGTTGCCCTTTCCACCATAGTTACCACGAGCAAGGCACACACTGCGCTCAACGTCACCTCGCCAGCAACAAgctctcctttctcttcagtTCCGACCTCCGTGGCTAGCGCGAGCGTTGACGTTTCCGAGTCGAATATTGCTACCACGTCTAACCAAACATCTTCAGAGACTCTCTTTGCCTCAACAGCCCTGCCTATAAATGTGACCTCTCACTCAGTCACCGAGCCCTTCGTTGTGACTACTGTGTCAGACGGCTCGGTTATTACAATCTTCCCCGGCGGTATCATTCCAACTGGGATCGCTACAAGTATGATGAGCATCTCCGTTTCTACACAGTATTCCACATCTGGCCCTTCGCGCTTCAATTCGTCAATGTCCATCAGACGGACTTCATTGTCTTCTCAGACAGACTCCTGGCTTGACTGGCCGACTTCGACGCTGACGACTTCCCATACTTCGGAAGTAACTTTGGAGGTCCCGTCACTTGCTTTCCCAACCTCTTGGCTTTCGATCATTACCGCGCCAATGACGCCTCCCAGTGTGTCTACCACGTCAACTCGAGGCCCATCTGATGGCTCAACACATGGTAATGTAACGGTGATCAAGACAACAATGACTTCTACCATCACTAGCAGTCTCACACCGACAAGCCTATCCTCGTCTGGCAATGTCACAGTAGCCCATACCACTAGTGGGTACAACTTTTCTAAAAGTGTGGGATCCGTCAAGAGCACATTTAGTTCTCGGTCGACCTCTCTCGGTATTAGTACCGTTATCATATCCAAGCAGCCTACCAACTTCCCCTTTCCCACCAACACAAGCTTAGTTTGGCAGTCAGAAACATCTTCAGCGTCACTCTCTGAATCTGACAAAACCATCGGCCCCAAAGCCAGTGATGTTACATTCTCTCTGACCACAGCTGGATTCAATAGCACTACTCCTTATACCAACTCCACTACCGTTACGGCCAGTGAAACATATCCTTCAAGTAATACGGATCAGACGCAGTCCATAATTACTGCAGGGGCCTCTGGGTCGCGGAACACGACTCGCAGCGCTCAGTGGTTCACAATCTCAACTGTCCAAACAACTACCCGCACTGGCTCTGATTTGGTTTCTGGAACTCAAACTTTGAGTGACACAGCTGCCGCCACTCCTCAGCCGCCCGCTTCGCTGAACGTTACGCTCACCACTATATCAGACAGTACCTATAGTAAAACGTTCACCGATGTGAAAATCACTATCATCATGCCGACTTCCTTGACGACATCTGAGAGTGTTTCACTCCCAACGGTATCGACCAGCACGGCCCCCTTCCCTCTTCCATCAAACACCACATTGACGGGAACTAGCACTTCCTTTCCACCGAGTGGTACAGGACCTCGCTTCACCATTACCGGAACCTTGGGAGACTTTTCAACGTCCAGTATGACCATTTCACCATCGATCAGGACAACATATCTCACTGTAAACACCACAGTGGCTGGTATCACGGCTGATACTTCGGCCTCTGCTTCGGGCACAAACGAGCCACTCTTCCCGGTCTCCAACTCAACTAGTCTGGGCACCACCAGTCTCTCGACAATCGCTTCATGGAGGCCAGATCCCGAGCCATGGACGAGCTGGCCAACTTTGAGCCTCACGAATGAGCCAGGTGTCTCGACGTGGACTGTAAATAGCGAGATTCCACAGCGGACGTCATACACTCGAACTACCACCAAGTCTTTGACTTCTACTTTAGGAGAGCCAAATATGTCTCACTCTTCTATTCACAACCTTAGCAGTGCAACCTCGGGGTCAACCTCTTATACTCGTACCACGACTTTGACCCTCACAACCACTTTGGAAGAGCCCAGCACTTCCCCGTCCACCAATGGCAACAGGAGTATTGCAACCTCAGAGTCCATTTCATATACTCGTACAACAACCATATTCCGCACTACGACTATGGGAGGGCCAGGAGCGTCCTCGTCTGCCCTCAGCAGCTCAAGCGGTGGTGCTTCGTTGTCAACCTCATACACTCGTACTACGACATTGACTCTTACAACTACTTTGGCAGAACCCCCGAAATCTCAAGTATCTGGGGGTACAGTCACAAATTCATCTGTTTCCACATGGGCTAACGTAACCTCCGGGGTCGCTGGCTTCACGAGCACAGAGACTATCTCATTGACCACCGTTACATCGTCTCTCTCGGGAACACTGGCGACTTTCTTGACAACTGGTAGCGCAAAAGGGGTATCGACCAGCCTCGAGAGTTCTGCCTTGGCACCAATCCCGGTAGGTAACTCAACTCTATCAGAGGCTTCTGGGAGAACATCTTCGGGGATTGACACTTCGACGGGTACACACTTGTTGACTAGCTCAGCGGCAGCAGCTGCTCCATGTGAATCTACATCTACTAGCTCATCGACGTGCACGGAATCAGTGTACGACACCCCAACCCATACAGCGATTCCAGCTAGCACCGATTGCTTGACTGAAACGAATGGACCAGACTTATCGTTATCCTACGTGTCAGCAGTAACAGCCGCTGAAAACGTCTCATCGACCTGCAACACAACAAGCAGCACGGTGCATTGGTCGAACATGACTCACACATTTGGCGTAAAAG ATACAGAAACAAGCACCTACCAGCCGCTTACAACATTGCGGACAGTCACAAAAGCGCAGACTGGCGGAGAATTGGGCTCGACTGGGGATGACTATCCCACACCCACAGACAGGGTGCCTCAGGATCCCAACTTTCCATGGGGCAATGACTCCCcaatccatcgtcatcagaaCTCGTCTGAGCTTGGCCCTGGTGAAAATGACGGTGACGGCGATGGAGGTCTGAGCAAGAGAATCAGCTGGCGCCCGCGGTGGGAGAATGTCAGAGACAAGCTGGAAGGTCTCTGGCGTGGACAAACTTTGAAGTCAGAGGACTAA